Proteins from a genomic interval of Arvicola amphibius chromosome 10, mArvAmp1.2, whole genome shotgun sequence:
- the Snapc2 gene encoding snRNA-activating protein complex subunit 2, with translation MKPPQRQRKVPARYLSEAAGPTAWSPREMRHLLRLLQARRDQPEPDAAELAKELRGRSEAEIRRFIQQLKGRVVREAIRKVHPGGPEGLRRQEAQLPAPIEVWMDLAEKLTGPLEEALTAAFSQVLTIAAAEPISLLHSTPSKPTKARGKPLLFLSAQGGQKNPGLEASGSAPVTADSTPETSVPVPKASDPNPETPGLASEVTVSDTPTKSLAGPSIEKDFTVDFEKIYKYLSFSSRNGHGPELSAAESAVVLDLIMSLPEELSHLPCTALVEHMTKTYARLMAPQTSLPSGKSPRLGNEDKETGSEEPEEPDRASPQASEPIEQRPAWQAVGICPLNPFLVPLELLGQVLTPAT, from the exons ATGAAGCCACCGCAGCGACAACGGAAGGTCCCGGCCCGCTACCTAAGTGAGGCTGCCGGCCCCACGGCTTGGAGCCCCCGCGAGATGCGACATCTACTGAGACTTCTTCAGGCTCGGCGGGACCAGCCAGAGCCTGACGCCGCGGAGCTGGCCAAGGAGCTGCGGGGCCGCAGTGAGGCCGAG ATACGCCGATTTATCCAGCAGCTCAAAGGCCGTGTGGTTCGTGAAGCCATTCGAAAGGTGCACCCAGGTGGCCCAGAGGGGCTAAGGCGGCAAGAAGCTCAGCTCCCAGCCCCCATAGAG GTATGGATGGATCTTGCTGAAAAATTAACAGGCCCGCTGGAGGAAGCCCTGACTGCAGCTTTCTCCCAG GTGCTCACCATTGCTGCTGCGGAACCGATCAGCCTCCTGCACTCCACGCCCAGCAAGCCCACGAAGGCCCGTGGAAAGCCACTGCTGTTCTTGAGTGCCCAAGGAGGGCAGAAGAATCCTGGCCTTGAAGCCTCTGGGTCTGCCCCTGTAACTGCTGACTCCACTCCTGAGACCTCTGTTCCTGTCCCTAAGGCCTCTGATCCCAACCCTGAGACCCCTGGCCTTGCCTCTGAGGTCACTGTCTCTGATACCCCAACCAAATCCCTGGCTGGCCCCTCCATAGAGAAAGACTTCACTGTGGACTTTGAGAAGATCTACAAATATCTGTCCTTCTCCTCCAGAAATGGCCATGGCCCTGAGCTCTCAGCAGCTG AGTCAGCTGTGGTCCTTGACCTGATCATGTCACTTCCAGAGGAGCTGTCCCATCTGCCTTGCACAGCCCTGGTGGAACATATGACCAAAACATATGCTCGACTGATGGCCCCCCAGACCTCTCTCCCTAGCGGGAAGAGCCCCAGGCTGGGGAATGAAGATAAAGAGACTGGCTCTGAGGAGCCCGAGGAGCCTGACCGAGCTAGTCCTCAGGCCTCTGAGCCCATAGAACAGAGGCCGGCCTGGCAAGCAGTTGGGATCTGCCCATTGAACCCATTCCTGGTACCCCTGGAGCTATTGGGCCAGGTGCTCACCCCTGCGACGTGA
- the Ctxn1 gene encoding cortexin-1, with protein MSAAWTLSPEPLPPSTGPPVGAGLDVEQRTVFAFVLCLLVVLVLLMVRCVRILLDPYSRMPASSWTDHKEALERGQFDYALV; from the coding sequence ATGAGCGCGGCGTGGACACTGTCACCGGAGCCACTTCCGCCATCGACGGGGCCCCCGGTGGGCGCGGGCCTGGACGTCGAACAACGCACGGTGTTCGCCTTCGTGCTCTGTCTGCTCGTGGTGTTGGTTCTGTTGATGGTGCGCTGTGTGCGCATACTGCTAGACCCCTATAGCCGGATGCCTGCCTCGTCCTGGACCGACCACAAGGAGGCGCTCGAACGAGGGCAGTTCGACTATGCGTTGGTGTGA